One Brassica oleracea var. oleracea cultivar TO1000 chromosome C7, BOL, whole genome shotgun sequence genomic window carries:
- the LOC106304223 gene encoding protein O-linked-mannose beta-1,4-N-acetylglucosaminyltransferase 2-like, with product MVMKTIPKSYTVAAVASFIVLVTYLALFSSVSDLQLIPSLSSSQGTSLQQTWESRTIRIDQAPQEMTSSTITCDRSHTDYDLCSINGTCSLDQRTGTLALMDPISSTSAPIVEKIRPYPRKTDNWVMPRIKELTLTSGTLVYTRSCDITHDSPAIVFSAGGYTGSIYHDFIDGFIPLFITANSIYPDHDFIIVVVNPKEWWMPRYMDVLGAFTKHKTILLENENASSITHCFTSAFVGLISHGPMLIDPIRLPNSKSLVDFHNLLDKAYNTNLSTLESQKPRLILVSRYGNVGRVILNEKHIKEMLEDVGFEVIIFRPSKTTSLKEAYKLIKSSHGMVGVHGAALTHLLFLRPGSVLVQIVPLGLGWVAKTCFEYPAKGMELEYTEYRVNVGESSLVEKYSKDDLVLKDPIAYRGVDWNATKMNVYLKEQDVRLDVNRFREHMNKAYEKAKTFMDIDG from the exons ATGGTTATGAAAACCATACCGAAGAGTTATACGGTGGCAGCGGTTGCCTCGTTCATCGTTCTGGTGACGTATCTTGCTCTCTTCTCCTCCGTATCTGATCTTCAGTTGATTCCTTCCCTAAGTTCCTCTCAAG GCACGTCATTGCAACAAACGTGGGAATCCAGAACCATAAGAATCGACCAGGCCCCGCAAGAGATGACTTCATCAACAATCACATGCGACCGTTCCCACACTGACTACGATCTCTGCTCAATCAACGGCACCTGTAGTCTTGACCAAAGAACTGGAACTTTGGCTCTCATGGACCCCATTTCCTCCACGTCAGCACCAATTGTCGAAAAGATCAGACCATACCCAAGAAAAACAGACAATTGGGTCATGCCTAGAATCAAAGAGCTAACACTAACCTCAGGCACATTGGTATATACCAGATCATGTGATATAACACATGATTCACCGGCTATTGTGTTCAGCGCTGGAGGTTATACTGGAAGCATCTATCACGATTTCATTGATGGTTTCATTCCCCTCTTCATCACGGCCAATTCGATCTACCCCGACCATGATTTCATCATTGTGGTAGTCAATCCCAAGGAATGGTGGATGCCAAGATACATGGATGTTCTAGGTGCGTTTACCAAACACAAAACCATATTACTAGAGAATGAAAATGCTTCTTCTATTACACATTGTTTCACTTCAGCTTTTGTGGGGCTGATTTCACATGGGCCCATGTTAATAGACCCGATCCGATTACCTAACTCCAAATCGTTAGTGGACTTTCACAATCTTTTAGACAAAGCCTACAACACAAACCTATCTACGCTCGAATCCCAAAAGCCTCGTCTAATATTGGTCAGTCGATATGGCAACGTTGGTCGAGTGATACTAAACGAGAAGCATATCAAAGAGATGCTTGAAGATGTTGGATTCGAGGTAATCATATTCAGACCATCAAAAACCACGAGCTTGAAAGAAGCGTATAAGCTTATAAAGTCGAGCCACGGGATGGTCGGGGTTCATGGTGCAGCATTGACACATTTGTTGTTTCTTAGACCCGGTTCTGTTTTGGTTCAGATTGTTCCGCTTGGGTTAGGTTGGGTGGCTAAAACGTGCTTTGAATATCCAGCTAAGGGAATGGAGTTGGAGTATACTGAGTATCGAGTGAATGTGGGAGAAAGCAGTTTGGTAGAGAAGTATAGTAAAGATGATTTGGTTTTGAAAGATCCGATTGCTTATAGAGGAGTGGATTGGAATGCAACTAAAATGAATGTTTATTTGAAAGAACAAGATGTTAGACTAGATGTGAACCGGTTTAGAGAACATATGAATAAAGCATACGAGAAAGCTAAGACTTTTATGGACATAGACGGTTAA
- the LOC106304220 gene encoding pentatricopeptide repeat-containing protein At2g03380, mitochondrial has product MLRLRLWVSPVRRFTFQQRYVHDVSTSSLLYAASIPSLRLLSNCKSIDSLRKAHGILTGNGLMSDISCATKLVSLYGSFGYTKDARSVFDQIPEPDFYLWKVMLSCYHQNRESLEVVKLYSLMRKHGYDNIVFSIALKACTEMQDLDNGKKIHCDIVKVQDSDDIVFTGLVDMYAKCGEIKTSCRVFEGVSLRNVVSWTSMIAGYVKNGLHEEGLAVFNQMRGSSVSGNEVTYGTLVTACAKLGALHQGKWLHGCLIKSGIELGSCLVTSLLDMYVKCGDISNARWVFNDYSHVDLVMWTAMIVGYTHNGSASEALSLFQKMKGVGIKPNCVTIASVLSGCGLVGNLALGRLVHSLSIKAGLWDTNVANALVHMYAKCYQNREAMFVFETESEKDLVAWNSIISGFSQNGSVHEALFLFHRMVSESVTPNGVTVASLFSACASLGSLPIGSSLHAYSLKLGFLASSSVHVGTALLDFYAKCGDAESARSVFDTIEEKNTITWSAMIGGYGKQGDREGSIELFEEMLKKEQKPNESTFTSILSACSHTGMVNEGKKYFNSMHKDYNFTPSAKHYTCMVDMLARAGVLEQALDVIEKMPIQPDVRCFAAFLHGCGMHSRFDLGEIVIKKMFDLHPDDASYYVLVSNLYALDGRWSQAKEVRNLMKQRGLRKVAGHSTMETELSHSFCG; this is encoded by the coding sequence ATGCTTCGCTTACGCCTATGGGTTTCTCCGGTTAGAAGATTTACGTTTCAACAGAGATACGTCCATGATGTCTCCACTTCTTCTCTGCTTTACGCCGCATCGATTCCGAGCCTTCGCCTCTTAAGTAACTGCAAGAGCATTGATTCACTGCGGAAAGCTCACGGGATCTTAACGGGGAATGGGCTTATGTCTGACATCTCGTGTGCCACTAAGCTCGTTAGTCTCTACGGTTCCTTCGGGTACACTAAAGATGCACGCTCCGTGTTCGATCAAATTCCCGAACCAGATTTCTATTTATGGAAAGTCATGCTCAGCTGTTATCACCAGAACAGAGAGAGTCTCGAAGTCGTAAAGCTTTATTCTTTAATGAGGAAACACGGTTACGACAACATTGTTTTCTCCATAGCTTTGAAAGCGTGCACTGAGATGCAGGATTTGGATAACGGGAAGAAGATACATTGCGATATCGTTAAGGTGCAAGACTCTGATGATATTGTGTTTACAGGTCTTGTAGATATGTATGCTAAGTGTGGAGAGATCAAGACTTCTTGTAGAGTGTTTGAAGGTGTTAGCTTGAGGAATGTGGTTTCTTGGACTTCGATGATTGCTGGGTATGTGAAGAACGGCTTGCACGAGGAAGGGTTGGCTGTGTTTAATCAGATGAGGGGAAGCTCTGTTTCGGGTAATGAAGTTACGTACGGTACTCTTGTCACGGCGTGCGCGAAGCTCGGTGCTTTACATCAAGGGAAGTGGTTACACGGTTGTTTGATTAAGAGTGGGATTGAGTTGGGATCATGCTTGGTGACATCTCTGTTAGATATGTATGTTAAATGTGGTGATATAAGCAATGCGCGTTGGGTGTTTAATGACTATTCCCATGTGGATCTTGTCATGTGGACGGCGATGATTGTGGGATACACACATAACGGAAGTGCCAGTGAGGCTTTGAGCTTGTTTCAGAAAATGAAAGGGGTTGGAATCAAGCCTAACTGTGTTACCATTGCAAGTGTCTTATCCGGTTGTGGTCTGGTTGGGAATCTTGCACTGGGAAGATTAGTTCATAGCCTATCCATCAAAGCTGGTCTTTGGGATACAAACGTTGCTAACGCTCTGGTTCACATGTATGCCAAGTGCTATCAGAATAGAGAAGCTATGTTTGTGTTTGAAACTGAGTCAGAGAAAGACTTAGTCGCTTGGAACTCTATAATATCTGGTTTTTCGCAAAACGGATCTGTCCATGAAGCTTTGTTTCTGTTCCATCGTATGGTTTCAGAGTCTGTGACGCCTAATGGTGTAACAGTTGCAAGTCTCTTCTCAGCATGTGCTTCCCTCGGGTCTCTACCCATAGGTTCCTCTCTTCATGCTTATTCCCTGAAACTGGGCTTCTTGGCATCATCAAGTGTCCATGTTGGTACTGCGCTCTTGGACTTCTACGCCAAATGTGGGGATGCGGAATCAGCTCGTAGCGTTTTCGACACTATAGAGGAGAAAAATACGATCACATGGAGTGCTATGATCGGAGGCTACGGAAAGCAAGGGGACAGAGAAGGCTCTATTGAGCTATTTGAAGAGATGCTGAAGAAGGAACAAAAGCCGAACGAGTCAACCTTCACGTCTATTTTATCAGCTTGTAGTCACACGGGGATGGTTAACGAAGGAAAGAAGTACTTTAACTCAATGCACAAAGACTACAACTTCACGCCTTCCGCAAAGCACTACACATGTATGGTTGATATGCTGGCACGAGCAGGTGTGCTTGAGCAAGCCTTGGACGTGATCGAGAAGATGCCTATTCAACCAGACGTGAGATGTTTTGCAGCGTTTCTCCATGGATGTGGAATGCATTCGAGGTTTGATCTTGGGGAGATCGTGATCAAGAAGATGTTTGATTTGCATCCTGATGATGCCTCTTATTATGTGCTTGTGTCCAATTTGTATGCGTTGGATGGAAGATGGAGCCAGGCTAAAGAAGTGAGGAATCTGATGAAGCAGAGAGGTCTGCGCAAGGTCGCAGGACATAGTACAATGGAAACAGAGTTGTCTCATAGCTTTTGTGGATGA